Proteins found in one Methylobacterium sp. CB376 genomic segment:
- a CDS encoding usg protein, which produces MVSREFLRQLEGYGLTTAQILYRMPDHPGVLQTYVWQDYDLAPKFPVLHDFLAFWERELEGPLHSVRVSHSQLIKPAEFRTVNGVLTLH; this is translated from the coding sequence ATGGTTTCCAGGGAGTTCCTGCGTCAACTCGAGGGCTATGGTCTGACCACCGCGCAGATCCTGTACCGCATGCCCGACCATCCCGGGGTGCTGCAGACCTACGTCTGGCAGGATTACGATCTCGCCCCGAAATTCCCGGTCCTGCACGATTTCCTGGCGTTCTGGGAGCGCGAGCTGGAAGGCCCGCTCCATTCGGTGCGTGTGTCCCATTCGCAACTCATCAAGCCGGCCGAGTTCCGGACGGTGAACGGCGTGCTCACGCTGCACTGA
- the bcsS gene encoding cellulose biosynthesis protein BcsS yields the protein MRGPNQLRGWGDLAAACGALLWAQAAAAEGRDEVRAVLFGGLDAGRSTFVNAGVKAAPGGLVSDGFVLLGGFGTGLRSERDWYGRPAPDGRRPPRVFRHTVLANALGGWQWLREWGVVAVLVGPEMSFETLGTGGAPRRALRFGLRLHAEVWARPTPETLLTVTAITGSARRDGWGRVSWGWRAGPAYLGPEAALYADATGYRKWSLGLHLTDFALGEANGRVSAGWLYEEKVRRPGLFLATCLWLPL from the coding sequence TTGCGCGGCCCGAATCAGCTTCGCGGATGGGGCGATCTCGCGGCGGCCTGCGGCGCGCTGCTCTGGGCGCAGGCGGCCGCGGCCGAGGGCCGGGACGAGGTCCGGGCGGTGCTGTTCGGCGGCCTCGATGCGGGCCGCTCCACCTTCGTCAACGCGGGCGTCAAGGCCGCGCCGGGCGGCCTCGTCAGCGACGGATTCGTCCTGCTCGGCGGGTTCGGCACCGGCCTGCGGAGCGAGCGCGACTGGTACGGGCGCCCGGCCCCGGACGGGCGGCGCCCGCCGCGGGTGTTCCGCCACACCGTCCTCGCCAACGCCCTGGGGGGCTGGCAGTGGCTGCGGGAATGGGGCGTCGTCGCGGTCCTCGTCGGTCCCGAGATGTCCTTCGAGACGCTGGGCACCGGCGGCGCGCCGCGGCGCGCCCTGCGCTTCGGCCTGCGCCTCCACGCCGAGGTCTGGGCCCGGCCGACGCCCGAGACCCTCCTCACCGTCACGGCGATCACCGGCAGCGCCCGCCGGGATGGCTGGGGCCGGGTCTCCTGGGGATGGCGGGCGGGCCCGGCCTATCTGGGCCCGGAGGCCGCCCTCTACGCCGACGCGACCGGCTACCGGAAGTGGTCGCTCGGCCTCCACCTCACCGACTTCGCCCTCGGCGAGGCCAACGGGCGGGTCTCAGCCGGATGGCTCTACGAGGAAAAGGTCCGGCGTCCCGGCCTCTTCCTGGCGACCTGCCTGTGGCTGCCCCTCTGA
- a CDS encoding cryptochrome/photolyase family protein: MRTLRFVLGDQLHPRLAGLTDLDPARDVVLMAEVAEEATYVRHHKQKIALVLSAMRHFAAELRARGVAVDYVALEDAGNTGSFGGELARAVARHRPDRVVVTEPGEWRVLAMMRDWSETLGVPVEIRADIRFLCPREAFARWAEGRASLRMETFYRAMRRRTGFLMRDGAPVGGRWNFDQENRRKLPADHRLPARLRFPPDAVTREVIALVARRFPGHFGDLDGFGWPVTREQALAALRHFLDECLPAFGDYQDAMRAGAPFLYHALLAPALNLGLLDAEEVCRAAERAHAEGRAPLNAVEGFIRQILGWREYVRGLYWARMPDYAATNALGAARDLPWFYWSGETAMRCLADSVAATRAHAHAHHIQRLMVLGNFALLAGIRPAALEEWFLVVYADAYEWVELPNVHGMALWADGGLLASKPYAASGAYIDRMSDYCRACAYDVRLKSGTRACPFNYLYWAFLITHAERLSGNPRLAMPYRTLARMPASRRREILADAARFLAGLDGSEGQPQAGRQEEAGTPDLFLVEPSG, translated from the coding sequence GTGCGGACGCTGCGCTTCGTGCTGGGCGACCAGCTCCACCCGCGCCTCGCCGGCCTGACCGACCTTGACCCGGCCCGCGACGTGGTGCTGATGGCCGAAGTCGCCGAGGAGGCGACCTATGTCCGTCACCACAAGCAGAAGATCGCGCTCGTCCTCTCGGCCATGCGCCACTTCGCGGCGGAGCTGAGGGCGCGCGGCGTCGCGGTCGACTACGTGGCGCTGGAGGATGCGGGCAATACCGGCTCCTTCGGTGGGGAACTCGCCCGCGCGGTCGCCCGCCACCGGCCCGACCGGGTGGTGGTGACCGAGCCCGGCGAGTGGCGGGTGCTCGCGATGATGCGGGATTGGTCGGAGACGCTCGGCGTTCCGGTCGAGATCCGCGCCGACATCCGCTTCCTCTGCCCGCGCGAGGCCTTCGCGCGCTGGGCGGAGGGGCGCGCGAGCCTGCGCATGGAGACCTTCTACCGGGCGATGCGCCGCCGGACCGGCTTCCTGATGCGGGACGGCGCCCCGGTCGGCGGGCGCTGGAACTTCGACCAGGAGAACCGCCGCAAGCTTCCGGCCGATCACCGCCTCCCCGCGCGCCTGCGCTTCCCGCCCGACGCGGTCACCCGGGAGGTGATCGCCCTCGTGGCCCGGCGCTTCCCCGGGCATTTCGGCGATCTCGACGGGTTCGGCTGGCCGGTGACGCGGGAGCAGGCCCTGGCGGCCCTGCGCCACTTCCTGGACGAGTGCCTGCCCGCCTTCGGCGACTACCAGGACGCGATGCGGGCGGGCGCCCCCTTCCTCTACCACGCGCTGCTCGCGCCCGCCCTCAATCTCGGCCTCCTCGACGCCGAGGAGGTCTGCCGGGCGGCGGAGCGCGCCCACGCGGAGGGGCGCGCGCCCCTCAACGCGGTCGAGGGCTTCATCCGCCAGATCCTCGGCTGGCGGGAATACGTGCGCGGCCTCTACTGGGCGAGGATGCCGGATTACGCGGCCACCAACGCCCTCGGGGCGGCGCGCGACCTGCCCTGGTTCTACTGGTCGGGCGAGACGGCGATGCGCTGCCTCGCCGACAGCGTCGCGGCGACGCGGGCCCACGCCCACGCCCACCACATCCAGCGCCTGATGGTGCTCGGCAACTTCGCCCTCCTCGCCGGGATCCGGCCCGCCGCGCTGGAGGAGTGGTTCCTGGTCGTCTACGCGGATGCCTACGAGTGGGTGGAACTCCCGAACGTCCACGGCATGGCGCTGTGGGCGGACGGGGGCCTGCTCGCCTCCAAGCCCTACGCGGCCTCCGGCGCCTACATCGACCGCATGTCGGATTACTGCCGCGCCTGCGCGTACGACGTGCGGCTGAAGAGCGGGACGCGGGCCTGCCCCTTCAACTACCTCTACTGGGCCTTCCTGATCACCCACGCGGAGCGGCTCTCGGGCAACCCGCGCCTCGCCATGCCCTACCGCACCCTCGCGCGGATGCCCGCCTCCCGCCGCCGGGAGATCCTGGCCGATGCCGCGCGCTTCCTCGCGGGGCTCGACGGGTCAGAGGGGCAGCCACAGGCAGGTCGCCAGGAAGAGGCCGGGACGCCGGACCTTTTCCTCGTAGAGCCATCCGGCTGA